From the Papaver somniferum cultivar HN1 chromosome 2, ASM357369v1, whole genome shotgun sequence genome, the window tcaggctttcgaacatatgctaaacaaccccagactttaagtcttctcaagtttggtttcctcttaaaccacaactcataaggagaaacactcttctttttcaaaggaattctattcaaaatataacatgcagacaacatagcttcaccccacaaagaattaggcaaaccagaacttataagcatgcaattaaccatatcaatcaaagttctatttttcctttcagccataccattttgttgaggtgtgtaaggtgcagtacgttgatgaactaaaccatgctcttgacaaaaggaattaaattcagtaggaaagtattcaccaccacgatcagaacgtaaaatcttaattttgtgctctaattgtgtctctacttctgctttataaatcctaaatttatcaaagacttcatccttagatttcattaaatatgtataagcatatctagtactatcttctataaaagtgacataatacttatttccaccacgagtggcagaaccatgcaaatcacccacatcactatgtactaattcaagtaaggaagaatttcgtactacagacttatgggaaattctagttatctttgcttgcacacatatttcacatttagaagcatgatcaaaattgcaatcagaaatcaagcctaatcgattcatgtttctaagagaaccataattcacatgccctaatctaccatgccataaattaacagagtcaacaatataagcagaaccattatttattaaattaagcttaatcatcccattacaagcatatccttgtccaacaaacacaccatttttggacaacacaaacttattagactcataggtcgtcttgaatccagccttcatacaaggtcgccggaaacaaggttcttcacgatgtcagggacatgtaaaacattagtaagagtcacagtctttcccgaagtaaacgagagttcaacagtgcctttcccaataactttgctgcgttgaccgtttgcggagacaacatcgtttccttctccactaaccggttcgtatgtcttgtaaagatttctatccttacagatatggatggttgcaccattgtcgtaccaccatccacccccagtttcagcaacagcattggcggcttgcaccacgatcacaagtttgtcatcgaccatatttgcctcctttttctggttctgctgttgtttctttttgagacgacagtcacgagcaaaatggccgggtttgtcacagaagtagcaagggccgacagcgcccttcttcttactcttcttgttgggatgcttcttaaactgagtatcattcttaggtttcaaggaattcggtgttttagattcttctacgctattcaccttagaatggttttcagaatgtggactatccttaagttctcgcttacgagagtcctcttctatgcgaagatgacgttgtaaggcctctaaatcatagtcagtctcagcatgcttaagtttcttcttataaccattccaagaaggggggagacgagaaataataaccccaacaactaacgcagaaacaagatcaattccagcatccttaagttgattaactatgagtaaaagttcactgacctgggcaatgattgacttactgtcaaccatcttaaaatccatgaaattgcaaatcaggaatttcttgttgcttgcttcagaaatcttgtatttgttgtcaagcgcagtccacaatccctttgcagtcccaatactccgatgtgcattgtacacatgtttttccagagcattcaaaatatgaccacgacacatgaaatcatcttcctgacgctgctttcgtctagccttcaattcctcagtgtcattgtcagttgcagcaggaatttcctccaatccatcttcaagtatgtaccacaacttgatggtgatcaggaaaaacttcacagtctcttgccaacgggtaaaaccttcaccatcaaaacgttccaatcgagtaaaggtttggttcatcacttgcagagattgagcagtagcattcgaattcgaagattcaccctccattgccagaagatatttgtctaaaaactgttggaaaaaattgggtttcacaaaggacgaatgaatcagagaagaaagtgttgcactccaaaactttcaaggcttgtataaatttcttttagacaaatatttctaccctcccaataacaattggcgattacaacaggtatgcgaaatattgccttcaggatacaatgaaagccctgcaacgaaaactgaattcaaggtttgtaccccttgattcaatcaagaacacacaaagagatttctgatttctgatgatgctttttgaaacagagaaaacagattgatttttcttatatgtttaaacgaaactgggagaagctatttataaagggttttgcacctgttggaaataggtttttattcgccaacaggtttctattcacgaaacgtcgggttccttcatcaacagacatcaatggtgtcttttggattcgaaattttcgaacaggcttttatcggccaaataaaaccgtcaggtcgaccacagcctgggggggcgatgccccccaggacccccctttggtaagcggtgttgaaaatattccaacattctccccctattttcaaaaaccataaaacaaagttaaaacttttaaatcagagcgactgcatcaccgaagtgactgcctacgtacccgagtgggatcaagccaacgtagttcaagcacaattgagactaagcatcatcgttgaaatcaacacataaatgataggtatcttttggatttgaaccttcacttagtgtaagaaactcaaagccttatcgaggtcgaccacagcctgggggggcgatgccccccaggacccccctttggtaagcggtgttgaaaatattccaacaaagAATCATTAGTAACTAAGAACAAAGGCCAAGTTAGCCGAACACAGTTAAATCCCATGTTTCTAATCTTTTTTGAAATCGAATCCAAAGGTTGCTTACTCAGCCCTTCAGCTACCATAGGTTCAAGATGAGATACCCAACTCGTGCATGCTAATTTTACTCTCCGTCCGTTTTCATCGACGATCCATCTTGAATTTGTATTTAGAGTTGTAGGCAATGCTGCCGGTGTAGGCTGAGCAGTGTAACATCctatatattatatataaatgaagttgcaaaaaacaaaagactttgtttAAATTTGTTATTCATGGTGATGAATTTGGTTACGATGCGATTAGAATTAAAACTGTGTTCCTCTGAGATTATGAATAAGTTGAACTAAAATATAGATTATGAATATTAAAATATATTAGGATACAGGAAAGTAGACTTACTGCTCGGACTCGGAGAAGAGATTTGCATGGAAATCAAGACTAATAAGAGGAAGAAGCATAAGAACACACAGATCTCGGCCATGATTTCAATGGACAGAACTTCTTCTCGTTTGAAATTACGAGTCTCACTTTTGGTATGATTATGTAAGATGTTGATGCTCTCTGATCAGTTGTACCAAAACTAACCTCTACTTGCAGCTATATATGAATGAATTTAATAATACACATACGAAATGGTACGTATATTAAATTGATTAAAATTGACAAAATAATACCACGATGATGCCTATACTTTTAGAGCAACCACAGCCACGACtaaatttggggactatacccaaatttaaTCTGAAAACGTAGCGCAGTGGGACGGACCATAGGTATATTTAGTCtggaaaactagggtttgagattaaATGTAGTCGTCAACCCAGACCAAATCAACATATAGTGGGACGTAAGTATTGAGAGCGTGTGATGTTAGGCGTGAGTATAATGAGCGTCTGGGACTAGGCGTTACTGTAGTGAGCGTTTGATTATGGAGCGTTAATAGAATTTGCGTCTGAATGATGCGCGGTTATAAAAACCGCCTGGAAAAACGGTTACTATATGTACGCCTCACACCAAGCGTTGTTATAATCTCCGCCCCAGTTATATGGTACTTTATGAAAAATAGAAAAACGCATATCAGGCGAgagtaatatgtgcgccccacgccaggcgagagtaatatgtgcgccccacgAAAGGCGAGAGTAATACTTGCGCCCCACGCCAGACGAGAGTAATATGTGCGCTCCACGGCAGGCGATGATAATACGTCCGCCGGATCAAATTTTAATCTTTCACCATTGTGCTTCACCTCCACTAAACtcatttttttttagcttttagtcTGGTTTATAGTATTTAGTCCCGTCCATgtctgtggttgctcttaggcaTGATTATACCAGCCAACCTTGccaataatgtttttttttttttttttgatggagcCAATAATGTgatatgttgtataataatatcaCGACCTTCCTCCCTCAACGAGTtaagagaaaacaaaaatcttgGGTAGATTGGCGACAGCTGAGCCTAGGGCTGtacatgggtcggtttgggtcgggtttggcttcacccgtcacccaacccactgatggtgggtaacagaagttgtcacgcgcaaccaacccaacattatAATGGGTTGGTTTTCATTCGATCCACATTACGGTGGGTTGGATCAGATGGGTGGTAgattacccaccataaaatacaatgaacattacattaaGAACCCAATTGAAATAAGCCAACCCAAAATCAATCTTAGGAAACAAAACGCTAATTAGTAATTACAAATTACAACGATTTCCTCTTAAAAATTCTTCAGACTTACTCGAAAGAAAGACATTTATTAAAACGAAAGAAGTTtctgtttattttttctttatctttatctACATGAAGTTTCGATACGTTTGGAATTCAAATTTTTGATATCACCAACCAAAGACATTTAGCTCTAAATGCTCTCACTTGATAAAATGGAGTTCGGTGTGTGCAACTAAAGCTGGAGGTGATCTCGGTGTAATGAATTTGAAAAGATGAATATGGCTTTGTTGGCAAAATTGTTTTGCAAATTTGGTGTCGAGAAAAATCATTTCTGGGGCAAAAATGTGGGTCCAAATACTCGGAGTGCGTGCCAGGAAAAATTACTACTTCACATGGGGTTTCTTGCTGGACAGCATTTCCAAAAATTTGGTTTGTTTTCTACTTGTGCTCGGTCAGTGTTTTTTTCCCTTAAAAAGTCCATTTCCCTCGAgagattttaaaaaaaataagtcCATTTCTTGGAAGGATTCCTACAGCTAAAAGATCATCAGATTAAATAAACAAAATCCGTACACGGATTTTGCAACAAATTAACCAAATTTTCCATAAACATGCATAACATATATTTTGTTCTTCTGGTGCGGCAAATGTAATAAATTATTGAAAAAACTCGTAACCGAGAAAAACATACGTAAAAAAATAAGAGTATTTATTTAAAAATAATAGGATTGCGAAAATGCTATATGAACAATTTTGTAACAGCGGATTGACAGCAAACTATGATGTGGCCATCTAACGTGTACGTATACGTCCGAGAATCACTGTTTTTTCTTGGCCTCTTCTTATTTACTGCAACCAACAACTACATGAAGTATTCATTATATTGCAGGGTTCTTTTATTCTTGATGATAAAGCCCAAAACGATCAAAATTTCAAATTTGAAAAGCTACTATAGTTTCGAAATCAACTGGCTTAATTGGTCTAATGAGATGAAGTTACATAAAGAGGCACTTAGCATTATGATCTgcagaaaaattcaaaaattttccaTATACAACTGTTTGTTTTGTACCCTAACttaactataagttttgattgcAAGCTTTTGCCCGCATAAATTGATTGGTTTAATCGTGAATTTTAAATTGATTAATCTCAATTTTATGCCCCAATAATGTTGTTTTAAATTGATAAATCTCAATCATATTCCTTAATCTGGATGAGCGATCATGATATGAttggaggatttttttttttaattcaaggAGTATTATAAAAAATTCCTTACTCTTGATATGATCATGAAAATCTTGACGAGATTCCTAGAAAAACTCTGTATAGTCCGGATTTTTCGATAagaataagtttttttttgtttagttttcGGTAGACGACgtgaatataaaagaaaaataactGTCTTCCACGTAGTTTGCCGCGTCAACTTTGTTGTCATTTAGCTGTTACAGTGCTGCTCAAGTAGCAGAATCAGATTGTTATTGATATGACGGTATTGGGCCATGTTACTGCATTTTTCATATAATAACAACACAACTAACTTTTTAGGATACGATTTGTATTTAATTACCATTTAAAGAACTGTATTTTTAATTAAAACCCAGATATTATCTTTCTTTCTGAAACAAAGTCTACTATTAAAAAGGCCAATTTTTTACTGAAGCAAATGAAATATCCTAATTTATGGTGCAATGAGGATAGAATTAGAGTAGGAGGATTAGCTCTCTTACGGAAAGATGGAATTAATCTTGAGTTCATACATAATTCAAGTTACATGGTTAACCTCATAATAAAGAATAATGATACTAATGATGAATGGTTTCTTACTTGTTTGTATAGCTCTTCTTATGACAATGAAAGACGGGTTCAATGGAGATTtattaatgaaatgggtgaaacaTGAACCTTCCTTGGGTCATTATAGGGGATTTCAATTCTACTTTATATAGCTATGAAAGACAGAGCTATTTTATACAACCAAACCAATCACACCCTATCATCATCATACCATCACTGATTTGGGCCTAATAGACATACCTTACACAGGTTGTCCTTTTACATGGTCAAATCAAAGAGATCATATTCAACAAGTAAGAACCAGATTAGACAGAGCTCTTTGCCTACCTTCTTGGATGACTATCTTTCCCAATCTTATCCTAAACAATCTCATTCCATGTGGCTCTGATCATGCTCCCATACTTCTAAATACCAACCCACAAAATGAAAATCTCAACAAGCCATTCAGATTCTATGAGCATTGGCTTTCAAACAGAACTTGCAAAGAAGAGATTAAAAAAAGTTTGAAATGCAACAAGAGAGGAAGTGAAGCTTTCAAATTCACAAACAGACTAAGGGAAGCAAAGAGGGGTTTGAAAGTTTGGAGAGTCAAGGATTATGGGGACACTGACAAGAAGATCAAGGATACTCAAATTCAACTACAACAAATCATTAGTCAGCCTCAAGTTAACATGTCTGAACACAACAGATGCCAACAACAACTGAAAAACCTCTATGAAATTAAAAACAGAACTGCCTTTCAACAGTCAAGAGAGAATGTTATAAAGTATCAAGataaaaactcaaaaatctttcATGCCCAAGCCAACTATAGAAGAACATGCAATCAAATTCATTCTATACAAGATGCCAATGGAGAATGAAAGAACACAAGATAAGAAATTTCAACAATTCTACTTGATCACTTTCAAAAAATTGCTACTACCTCCAACcttgaagaaaacgaagaaattATGAGCCTCATTACACCCTGCATCtcagaagaagaaaacatcaagatcatagaAATCCCAAACTCTCAGAAAATCAAGAAGAATGTTTTCCAGATAAAATCTTGGTCATCACCAGGGCCAGATGGATTCCAAGCTGGGTTCTATTAACAAAATTGGGAGATTGTAGGAAATGATGTTATCAAGATGGTGCAGGAATTTTTCAAACATGGTAAGCTGTTAAAAGAATTGAATCGCACCTTCCAAACCCTCATACCAGAGAAAAATTGCATCCAAACCCCTTATGATTTTAGACCAATAAGTCTGTGCAACATCTCAtataaaatcatatcaaaaatcatgacaAACAGACTAAAACCCATTCTTCACAAAATCATCTCTCCCTGGCAAACATCTTATGTTCCTGGTAGAAATATTATGGACAACACTATCATTGCTCATGAAATTGTACATCATATGAAGAATACAAGAGCTATACATGGTTGTGTTGCTGTAAAATTTTACatgtcaaaagcatttgacagAATGGAATggagtttcatcaaaaaaatactGCAGAGACTTGGTTTTACTGAAAAATGGTGCCAGTTGGTGGATCAATGCATCTCAACTGCTACCATATCTATATTGCTTAATGGTTCTCGCATTGAAACAATGATTCCTACAAGAGGTCTAAGACAGGTTGATAGTTTATCACCTTATATCTTCATCCTTTGCATGGAAAGTTTCAGTAGAATGATACAAGCTGAAGTGGAGAAAAAGAACATATGTCCAATATATCCATCTAGAAATGGCCCTCTAGTTTCACACTtgttctttgcagatgactgcatctTGTTTTCTACTGCTAAATGATCTTCAATAGATAATCTTCAAAAAGTCATTCACAGCTTCTGCAAGGTTTCTAGACAAATGGTAAACATCAGTAAATCAATCTTACACTTCAACAAGAGACTCAGTGAAGAAGCCAAGGAGTATGTCTGCAATACTATGGGAATGGACATCATGCCTTTAGATGAGAAGTATCTTGGAATAAACCTCTTCATAGGCAGCAAAAAAACTAAGTGCTTCAACAGTATTCAAGAGAAGATACATAAGAGAATACAACAATGGCAAGCTGGTATGGTTAATCAATTTGGCAGAAGCACTCAAATACAATCAGTTACAAATTCAGTGGCACAATTTCAGATGGGTTGTTTTATCCTTCCTCAACAAACAATAAACCAGCTAGAAGCCACTCAAATAAGATATTGGTGGAACAAAAATAATGGCAAGGGAATTTATTTCATTTCTTGGAGTGATTCTCAATTCCTAAAGTACTTCAATGAAGCTTTGATCACTAAATTGGCTTGGAAGCTTGTCCAAGAGAAAGGGAAGAACTGGACTCTAATTCTTGAAGCTAGATACTTCAAACAAGAAAATATTCTTCAAGATGATCTCACTAATAAAGGTACTGAAATATGGAAGAGTATAACTAAAGGTATTGAATGGGTGAGAAGGTTTCATATTTGGTTAATTGGAGATGGTAAAACTGTATATGATTATAGAGATAATTGGATACAAGGATATTCATCTCAGCAGCTTCAAGAAACTTTTGGATAAAATGAAGTTATTCCATATCATATGAAAGCTACAGACTTTATAGACCATAACACAAGAAGCTGGAACATGAAGCTGGAACATGAATCTTCTGCAAATTTACTTCACTCAAGATCAGATTGAACATATCCTCAACATAAAGACTTCAATGCAGCATGAAGATACTATCCAATGGTCTCTCACAAGCAATGACATGTTCACAGTTAGCTCTACCTATAAAGCTATCATTTGTTACTACAATCAAAGCCTTATTCACAAGGAAGAGGAAGCTAAAGTTTGGCTGGGGATATGGCACTTACAAATCCCACACAAATGTCAATTATTCATCTGGAAAGTGTCAAAAGATATTCTCCATGTCAACCAAAAACTCAGTAGATATGGCCAGATGCAAGATAATAGCTGGAAAAAATGTCAAGCTGAAAATGAAACCACCACTCACATGATTGTTAAATGCACCTTTTCCAGAAGAGTTTGGAGTGCTATATCTCCAGACATTGCTCAAGAaataaacaattttcaagatattcaacATTGGATAAAATATTGGGAAAGCAGAAGCTCTAGAATCAACTTTGAAGCCAAAGGCAATATAAACCTAGTTGTTATTACAATGTGGTTTATATGGAAGTCAAGGTGTGCATTAGTTTTTGAAAATATGAGATGCTCCATCAACAACATGAAGACCAGAATTCTTCAGTTCCGCATTGATAATAAAATTCAAACTAACATAAATTTGAATCATTTGCAGGTGTTATGTCATAGCAACATAAGTACTAGAAGAACCACTTCTAACTCTAACTACTGGAACCCTCCTCATAGAGGAATGCTGAAAATTAACATTGATGCATCTGTCTTACCAAATAATCATTTTGCTGGAATTGCTCTAATTATCAGAGATTTTACAGGTCAGTTGGTGGAAGCCTGGACCATGGTACAAAGAATTAGAGATGTCTCTCAGGCTGAAGCAATTGCATCTCTTAAAGCTCTTCAATGGATCTCTCAATTCCAACTTCAGAATGTCATTGTTGAAGgtgataacaagaaggtgatgGAAAGTATCAATGGTCTGTACAACATCTCTCCCTGGGAAGATGGTAATATTGTTAAGAAATGTCAGCATTTAATTTAGTGTTTAGGTTCTATTGTAGTGTGTTTTAGAAATAAGAAGTGTAATCAAGTGGCAGATCTTTTGGCCAGGTATGCTAGGACCAACAATTGTAGGAGAAAATGGAATGGAAATCTTCCAGACAATGTAATGGCTAGAATTGAGAGAGAAAAACCTGTAACTTTGCTTTTGTCTGTTGGCTTTCAATGAAAatctttgtgtttttgtttcaaaaaaaaattatatttaattaaaatttgttgattgataaaaaaaattaaaaaatataaacaaTGGTATCATCATAGTGCACAACGACAAAAAGTTAGGTTCTTATCAGAAAGCATTTGAGTCGATAAAAAGAATTTGCCATCGAAAAATACAGAGTAAAGTCGTTTACTGAATGGTACCTCTTTCAACGATTAGCTTTCTTAATGGTCAAATTGAACCGTCAAGACATGAACAAACCACCATCTGAAGCAATTTCCGGTATTTAATTAGGCAGTTGTTAATTAGGTGACTTAATATGTTTCATTCTTTGTTAAGTAAGTGGATACTTAATTAATTCACGATGATTCTTAAAATACCAAGACTGTTAATGGGGTACAAATTTGCTTGGGATGTACCAACCCCGAGTGTTGTTTTGTCTTATTTGTATTTTGTTACACCCCAAACAAACCGGTACTACTATTAGCAACCTTATAAAATAGTGCACTTGCATATTAATCGTTTGACTCTAATAAAGTTGGCAAGATTGCACGTTGACCGGCGAAGTCAGTATGTTCAATTGTTACAACGCTGCTGATGAGGTATCAATTTGGTTGAGTGTATAATTCTTTTTCCttcgtgttttttttttcgaGAAAGCATAGCGTGTGTATAAAATCCTATACTTGAGAATGATTTGTCTTATTAGGTACACCTTCTAGCAAATATGTATCTCCAGATAACAGCCATTTAATTATATTTCGGGGCAGATATGAGAGGCCGAGATGCACCAAGTAACACGATTtggttttttctttcaatttgattgtTGTAAGAGTTCATCCAATGGTGAGTCTAGTGGAGGCGGTAAGTGGTATTTGTACAATCGTGCCATGTCATATAGGAGAGAGGTCTTTGTTTAGTGGTGAGGGAGAGAAAATAGGAAGGGGTGAGGAAGACGGGGATTGTTTTCTCGCCCAAAATATATTGTATCAATTTATTATAAAAGTGAAAAAAATAAGGAAgcaaagatttcatcctagttttttttttatttttcttagcgaGGTTCCAATCTTCGCCCATTTCTAAATCCCCTTTCACCTTACCTGTTTTCGAGGAAACAGAACgggtatttcaaaaaaaaaattggtttttgaccACGGTTTTTGGTTGTTATCATCATCACAATTGATCCACTGGACTCAGCCTGATACTCCTATTTTACTATTTTTGTTAAAGAGTCTTTGAAGCTTATATGATCTTTAAAAGATATTtttgaattaaaataaaaatctcGGCTGATGTAAGGTTACCATCATGGTTGTATGTTAAGGTACGTTGGAACCTTTTCCTTATATGTTTGGGTTAACGGCCGTTCTGAtccaaagaaaaaaccaaaaaactGGTCGTACTAAACGTCGTAAACCTTGTTGATTAGTATAGGGCCACCACTAATTGCCAAACCCAATGTGGACGATGTCTTGGTgcttggtggttggtggtggttgcTTGGAATGTATAGTTTGTGATAAGGAATGGCTAGCTGTTTGGGAGGAGATTAAATCTctgattttttttgtaaaaggacttaaaaataagaatgaaactctgcGCCCCTTTCCAGAGTCGTAGTCAATTTCAAAACAGGAATGTACGACCAAAAGGTACGACTCGACAAAAAAAACACAATCCATGTGCCTGAAATGATAACGTATATAACTGCATGATGAATGAATGTAATGGGAACAATTTCTCGAGTGCGCTGATAGTGCACTTCAAAAATTGATCAAGTCAACAACACTATTTTTGAGTGTGCAGTGTAAGTCCAGCAGGAGTGCACTCCTTTCCCTGACTGGTCAATTGGACTCATTTGATTGGTCAAGGGTGATTTCCTTCCCGTCCTTGATCAGTCAACTGGACACTAAGAGCATTCGTTTAGGAAAATTATTGTGAAAAGTCCACTGTGGATTGTAAAATGGCATAAAAACGTTGCAAAAAGGCAAAAGTGTtgcttttggattttcagaaggaatagttaatttatgaaattttaccATATTTTAAGACTATGTTTAGTAAACAGCTTTATAGCTGACTTAATGTAGGTTATCAAAGAGTTTGAATGCTCTCGTTCTTAGAATGGAGATTAAATTGCACTAATTTAAAGCTTATTCCTAGGTGTTCTGGTGTTGTTTCGCTTCATAATTTTTGACCAAATCAGCTTGATAGATGGAGTCTACAAGCTTATCTCAAGGTTACTTGCCGTGAGATTGCCTTGTATAATTTCTGATTTTCATGTAACATTTGGCCATGAAAGACAGATAAATGATGTGAGCTGCAGAAATAATTGACTCAAGAAGAAGATAAGCTACACCAATTATTATGTGCAAGTTGACTTTGAGAAGGTTTTTGACAACATTAACTGGGGTTGTGTGGATATTACACTGGAGAGATTTGATTTTGATCATATTTGGAGGAGCTGGATCCAATGGTGCATCTTATGAATTTGTCGGATTCTCAATTCTTTTTAACGGTGAAGCTGCAACTATGTACGGATCACATAAGGGTATTAGACAGGGTTGGATAAccctttctttttattatggtGGTTGACGTTCTTTCACCAATGATAAAGAAAGTAGCTTTATTATGAATAATTTCTTTTTGCTAGAAAAAACGTAATATATTAAGGATGAAAGATTACATAGTAGATTTTAAGAATTCAGGCATGTAACCTATCCATTCTCCAGAGGTTCTAAACCTTCTATTAAACTTTGATGCTTTATCGGCCATCATAATATTGTTTCTTTTTAAGAATTCAAATCTGACTAAACTAAACAGGGAATAATTGTTTTACAGTCATCTATGACTGTCTTATTATACCAATTCAATTGGTTATTACTTGAATTAAAATATTCTATAACTATTTTAGCATCACTCACAAAGCATACTTTATCCAGGCCTTTAGCTTTAGCCCACTTCACTGCTTCAAATAAGGCCATACTTTCAGCTTCCTCAGCATTCCTTACATTCCCATCTTTGAGTTT encodes:
- the LOC113350957 gene encoding uncharacterized protein LOC113350957 yields the protein MNLLQIYFTQDQIEHILNIKTSMQHEDTIQWSLTSNDMFTVSSTYKAIICYYNQSLIHKEEEAKVWLGIWHLQIPHKCQLFIWKVSKDILHVNQKLSRYGQMQDNSWKKCQAENETTTHMIVKCTFSRRVWSAISPDIAQEINNFQDIQHWIKYWESRSSRINFEAKGNINLVVITMWFIWKSRCALVFENMRCSINNMKTRILQFRIDNKIQTNINLNHLQVLCHSNISTRRTTSNSNYWNPPHRGMLKINIDASVLPNNHFAGIALIIRDFTGQLVEAWTMVQRIRDVSQAEAIASLKALQWISQFQLQNVIVEGDNKKVMESINGLYNISPWEDGNIVKKCQHLI